One Cohnella candidum genomic region harbors:
- a CDS encoding DODA-type extradiol aromatic ring-opening family dioxygenase: protein MIPSLFIAHGSPMVAIEQSEYAQFLEQLGRTFPRPKAIVLFSAHWESRVQMVSEIDDYSMIYDFGGFPNELYQVVYPAKGDKELSRQIQQLLTDAGIENRAETKRGLDHGSWTILNRIYPNADIPLIAMSVNPDLTPEEQYRIGQALAPLREQDVLIIGSGVTVHNFGLFGVQDKAAVKALAVGFEQWLKDHMVQWDLDSLFRYEELAPYAKIAVPPQAKEHFVPIFYAMGAADEERKTEMIHLSLMMDAFTNSVYQYG from the coding sequence ATGATTCCATCCCTATTCATAGCCCATGGCTCGCCGATGGTGGCCATTGAGCAAAGCGAATACGCGCAATTCCTGGAGCAGCTGGGCCGTACGTTTCCGCGCCCCAAAGCGATCGTGTTGTTCTCCGCGCATTGGGAGAGCCGCGTCCAAATGGTCAGCGAAATCGACGACTATTCGATGATTTACGATTTCGGGGGATTCCCGAACGAGCTTTATCAGGTGGTTTATCCGGCTAAAGGCGATAAGGAATTGTCCCGGCAAATTCAGCAGCTGCTGACCGACGCGGGGATCGAAAATCGCGCCGAAACGAAGCGCGGGCTCGACCACGGCTCGTGGACGATCCTGAACCGGATCTACCCGAATGCGGACATTCCGCTCATCGCCATGTCGGTCAATCCGGATCTGACTCCCGAGGAGCAGTACCGGATCGGCCAGGCGCTCGCCCCTTTGCGGGAACAAGACGTTCTCATTATCGGCAGCGGCGTGACGGTGCACAATTTCGGCTTGTTCGGCGTTCAGGATAAGGCGGCGGTGAAGGCTTTGGCCGTCGGTTTCGAGCAATGGCTTAAGGATCACATGGTGCAATGGGACCTCGATTCCTTGTTCCGTTACGAAGAGCTTGCGCCTTATGCCAAAATCGCGGTGCCTCCGCAGGCGAAGGAGCATTTCGTGCCGATCTTCTATGCGATGGGTGCGGCGGATGAAGAGCGCAAGACGGAGATGATCCATCTGAGCCTCATGATGGATGCATTCACCAACAGCGTTTATCAGTACGGATGA
- a CDS encoding LLM class flavin-dependent oxidoreductase, with amino-acid sequence MTAGIPGITLSVLDLAPIVEGGTPAEALRNTLDLARHAEQWGYRRYWLAEHHNMPGIASSATSLVIGHVAAGTEKIRVGSGGIMLPNHAPLVIAEQFGTLESLYPGRIDLGLGRAPGSDMRTARALRRTLGSNGDDFPELLSELRAYFDPSFEPFTPGVRAIPGEGLDIPIWLLGSSGFSAQLAARLGLPFAFASHFAPEYLLPALELYRSNFQPSKDLAKPYVMVGMNVIAAETEEEARRLATSPLQQFLNIIRGRTGQLKPPVDSMDGLWSEQEKMMVESMLRYAIIGDRNTIREKLPAYLEETKADEIIVTAQIFDHQDRLKSYQILAETVLG; translated from the coding sequence ATGACCGCGGGAATACCCGGTATTACTTTGTCCGTCCTTGATTTGGCTCCCATCGTCGAAGGCGGAACCCCGGCGGAAGCCCTCCGCAACACGCTGGACCTCGCCCGCCATGCCGAGCAATGGGGTTACCGGCGCTACTGGCTGGCGGAGCACCATAACATGCCGGGCATCGCCAGTTCGGCGACGTCGCTCGTCATCGGCCACGTTGCCGCCGGCACGGAGAAAATCCGCGTCGGCTCCGGCGGGATCATGCTGCCAAACCACGCGCCGCTGGTGATCGCCGAGCAGTTCGGTACGCTGGAGTCGCTCTACCCCGGCCGGATCGATCTGGGGCTCGGCCGCGCGCCCGGCTCCGACATGCGGACGGCCCGTGCGCTTCGCAGAACGCTGGGCAGCAACGGGGACGATTTTCCCGAGCTGCTGAGCGAGCTTCGCGCTTATTTCGATCCTTCGTTCGAGCCGTTCACGCCTGGAGTTCGCGCCATTCCCGGAGAGGGTCTCGACATTCCGATCTGGCTGCTCGGCTCCAGCGGATTCAGCGCCCAATTGGCGGCCCGGCTGGGACTTCCGTTCGCGTTCGCCAGCCATTTTGCGCCCGAGTACCTGTTGCCTGCCTTGGAGCTCTACCGCAGCAACTTCCAGCCCTCCAAGGACCTCGCCAAGCCGTACGTCATGGTCGGCATGAACGTCATTGCCGCCGAAACGGAAGAAGAGGCCCGCCGGCTGGCGACCTCTCCTCTGCAGCAGTTTTTGAATATCATCCGCGGCCGGACCGGCCAGCTCAAGCCCCCGGTGGATAGCATGGACGGATTGTGGTCCGAACAAGAGAAAATGATGGTGGAGTCCATGCTCCGTTACGCGATCATCGGGGACCGAAACACGATCCGCGAGAAGCTTCCCGCGTATCTGGAGGAAACGAAGGCCGACGAGATCATCGTTACCGCGCAAATTTTCGACCATCAAGACCGGTTGAAATCGTATCAAATCCTCGCCGAGACCGTTCTCGGCTAA
- a CDS encoding RrF2 family transcriptional regulator → MAPVKSQSSLTPTAFGLAIQALVFLSASDNVCPSQQIAQNMKSGTTFMRRMMSPLVRAGLVEAREGRDGGYILAQPADRITVADVYRAVQMSDPLKTGLLESTTDCPNGQAVKSVFREMTDQTENSMLEIYARYTIADIAARAAASLAR, encoded by the coding sequence ATGGCCCCAGTCAAATCTCAAAGTTCCTTGACGCCGACGGCTTTCGGCCTCGCGATCCAAGCGCTGGTCTTCCTGTCGGCTTCCGATAACGTTTGTCCCAGCCAGCAAATCGCCCAGAACATGAAATCGGGCACGACGTTCATGCGCAGGATGATGTCCCCGCTCGTTCGGGCGGGGCTCGTCGAGGCGCGGGAGGGTAGGGACGGAGGCTATATTCTCGCCCAGCCGGCCGACCGGATTACGGTCGCCGACGTCTACCGCGCCGTGCAGATGAGCGATCCGCTCAAGACGGGCCTGCTGGAGTCGACGACCGATTGCCCGAACGGACAAGCCGTCAAATCGGTGTTCCGCGAAATGACCGATCAGACGGAGAATAGCATGCTGGAAATCTATGCACGCTATACGATAGCCGATATTGCGGCCCGGGCGGCCGCGTCGCTTGCCCGATAA
- a CDS encoding response regulator transcription factor — MERIRVLIAEDQELIRKSLGIVLGMAEGIEIAGMAENGKAAVDKAGELQPDLVLMDIHMPVMDGVEATAEIKRRWPDVKVIMLTTFQEVEYVVSALNAGAEGYILKAIDPTDLAGAIRLVHRGETMITREVAKALFSRTMNERDRHPVPEKTKDSEYGLTDRELQVLQYISEGLANRSIAERMFLSEGTVKNYISSIYSKLNVHNRASAMRKASEEGLF, encoded by the coding sequence ATGGAACGGATTCGAGTGCTTATCGCAGAGGACCAAGAGCTGATCCGCAAGAGCCTGGGCATCGTACTCGGAATGGCCGAAGGCATCGAGATCGCCGGCATGGCCGAGAACGGCAAGGCGGCCGTGGACAAGGCGGGCGAACTGCAGCCCGACTTGGTACTGATGGATATCCATATGCCGGTCATGGACGGGGTTGAGGCGACCGCGGAAATCAAGCGGCGGTGGCCGGACGTGAAAGTGATCATGCTGACGACGTTTCAGGAGGTGGAGTACGTCGTCTCCGCGTTAAACGCCGGCGCGGAAGGGTACATTTTGAAAGCGATCGACCCGACCGACCTGGCAGGCGCGATAAGGTTGGTGCACCGCGGGGAGACGATGATCACCCGGGAGGTAGCGAAAGCGTTATTTTCCCGTACGATGAACGAGCGAGACCGCCATCCCGTTCCGGAGAAGACGAAGGATTCCGAATACGGACTGACGGACCGGGAACTTCAAGTGCTGCAGTACATTTCGGAGGGATTGGCGAACCGCAGCATAGCGGAGAGGATGTTCCTGTCCGAAGGGACCGTGAAGAACTATATTTCGAGCATCTACTCCAAGCTCAACGTCCATAACCGGGCATCCGCGATGCGGAAGGCGTCGGAGGAAGGATTGTTTTAA
- a CDS encoding MFS transporter, which translates to MKAISAQYRFIVLLLVVVVAGMSQGLLLPLLSILLERSGVSSDMNGINSAALYIGIFCTMFFVEKPVLRFGYKKVILAGIGLVAVSMLLFPVSQSLGLWFVLRLLIGIGDSSLHFATQLWIVSSSPADRRGRYISLYGMAYGVGFSVGPLGINLLPFGQAVPFLVNGVFFLTVLLLLLRIPNEHVERAGKSESSENRFVRTYRLAWFVLIPSLLYGLMEASMNSSFPLYGLRISLREDWISLLLLAFGIGALVLQLPLGMLSDRIGRKPVLVGCAVIGSAAFLCVPLAGSSLALLFLLFAVAGGVVGSFYSLGLAYAADILPRPILPAANVIASIHFSIGSVMGPMLGGYGIRYVSIHSIFLFLGFAFLGFALLGFLFRPRKVEAGVEAGVAG; encoded by the coding sequence GTGAAGGCCATCTCCGCGCAATATCGCTTCATCGTTTTGCTTCTAGTCGTCGTCGTGGCGGGTATGAGCCAAGGCCTGCTGCTGCCGCTGTTGTCCATCCTGTTGGAGCGGTCAGGCGTATCCTCGGATATGAACGGGATCAATTCCGCGGCTTTGTATATCGGTATATTTTGTACGATGTTTTTCGTGGAGAAGCCGGTGCTGCGGTTCGGATATAAAAAGGTGATTTTGGCGGGCATCGGGTTGGTGGCGGTTTCCATGCTGCTGTTTCCGGTGAGCCAATCTTTAGGTTTGTGGTTCGTCCTTCGGCTGCTGATCGGCATCGGGGACAGTTCCTTGCACTTCGCCACGCAGCTGTGGATCGTCAGCTCCAGTCCGGCGGACCGGAGAGGGCGTTACATCTCGCTGTACGGCATGGCATACGGGGTCGGGTTCAGCGTGGGCCCGCTGGGGATCAACTTGCTGCCGTTCGGCCAGGCTGTGCCGTTCCTGGTCAACGGGGTATTCTTCCTGACTGTATTGCTGCTGTTGTTGCGGATTCCGAACGAACACGTCGAACGGGCGGGCAAGTCGGAGTCGTCGGAGAACCGGTTCGTCCGGACGTACCGGCTGGCTTGGTTCGTGCTGATTCCGAGCTTGCTGTACGGGCTTATGGAAGCCTCCATGAACAGCAGCTTTCCGCTGTACGGCCTTCGCATCAGTTTGCGTGAGGACTGGATTTCCTTGCTGCTGCTCGCATTCGGTATCGGCGCCCTGGTGCTGCAGCTGCCGTTGGGCATGTTGAGCGACCGGATCGGCCGCAAACCGGTGCTCGTCGGCTGCGCCGTGATCGGATCGGCGGCATTTCTGTGCGTTCCGCTGGCCGGCAGTTCGCTTGCGCTGCTGTTCCTGTTGTTCGCCGTCGCCGGCGGGGTGGTGGGCTCGTTCTATTCGCTCGGCCTGGCCTACGCCGCCGACATCCTGCCCCGGCCGATTCTGCCCGCGGCGAACGTGATCGCTTCGATCCACTTCAGCATTGGCAGCGTGATGGGCCCTATGCTTGGAGGATACGGGATCCGCTATGTCTCGATTCACAGCATCTTTTTGTTCTTGGGATTCGCGTTTTTGGGTTTTGCGCTGCTGGGGTTTTTGTTCCGTCCGCGGAAGGTGGAGGCCGGGGTGGAAGCGGGCGTGGCTGGGTGA
- a CDS encoding sensor histidine kinase, with protein sequence MASKMKPQWHWFVTVVIAMRAVWFVGGLNELHFQSKHFTETTGIHWDRSTIWLVTAGFALSFAVPLSLFLIRKVPTWVPPLAELVISGGMYLFYSKSVGGGFDFYNVPILTLGFISIRWSAVWSGIAGVVFMPVLAGWIWGFSLSSVGDEIFNLAVLFGIGFCFQRLVDSYQKINGMYGIIQEQNQTLELYSKQIEKLTLAEERNRLSRDLHDTVGHTFTTTIMGMDAVYYLIDLSPEEAKKSLRELLQVTRGGLDEVRRHIHQIAPEKDEQSLAAALGQIGSEFALHTGTAVEFDVIGAEYAVSEQVRWAFIRCLQESLTNAKKHGAATRVGVELSFGRSSVKLRIADNGRGTSELVRGFGLQAMHDRMANLNGTLEVESNPDRGTIVVCEVPVVKVGQLEWKREGA encoded by the coding sequence TTGGCATCCAAGATGAAGCCGCAATGGCACTGGTTCGTTACCGTCGTCATCGCGATGCGCGCGGTATGGTTCGTCGGCGGCCTGAACGAGCTGCACTTCCAATCCAAGCATTTTACCGAGACGACGGGCATTCATTGGGACAGAAGCACGATCTGGCTGGTAACGGCGGGCTTCGCCCTTTCCTTCGCCGTGCCGCTGTCGCTCTTCCTCATCCGCAAGGTCCCCACGTGGGTGCCTCCGCTGGCGGAACTGGTCATTTCGGGCGGGATGTATCTGTTCTACTCCAAGAGCGTCGGAGGCGGATTCGATTTCTACAACGTGCCGATCCTGACGCTCGGATTCATCAGCATCCGTTGGTCGGCCGTTTGGTCGGGCATTGCCGGCGTCGTGTTCATGCCCGTACTGGCCGGCTGGATTTGGGGGTTCTCGCTCTCCTCGGTCGGCGATGAAATTTTCAACCTGGCCGTTCTGTTCGGGATCGGCTTCTGTTTCCAGCGGCTCGTGGATTCCTATCAGAAAATCAACGGCATGTACGGCATCATCCAGGAGCAGAACCAGACGCTGGAGCTCTATTCGAAGCAAATCGAGAAGCTGACCTTGGCGGAAGAGAGAAACCGGCTGTCCAGGGATTTGCACGATACCGTCGGTCACACGTTTACGACGACGATCATGGGCATGGACGCGGTTTACTATTTGATCGACTTATCTCCGGAGGAAGCGAAGAAAAGCCTGCGCGAGCTGCTGCAAGTCACCCGGGGCGGGCTCGACGAGGTAAGGAGGCACATCCACCAAATCGCGCCCGAGAAAGACGAACAGTCGCTTGCCGCCGCGCTGGGCCAGATCGGCAGCGAGTTCGCGCTGCATACGGGCACGGCGGTCGAGTTCGACGTCATCGGAGCGGAATATGCCGTCTCCGAACAAGTTCGCTGGGCGTTCATCCGCTGCCTGCAGGAGTCGCTTACCAACGCGAAGAAGCATGGGGCGGCAACCCGGGTGGGCGTGGAGCTTTCGTTCGGGCGGAGCTCGGTCAAGCTCCGCATCGCGGACAACGGCAGAGGAACGAGCGAACTAGTCCGAGGGTTCGGGCTGCAGGCCATGCATGACCGGATGGCGAACCTGAACGGGACGCTGGAGGTCGAGTCCAATCCCGATCGGGGTACGATCGTCGTGTGCGAGGTGCCGGTCGTGAAAGTAGGGCAGTTGGAGTGGAAGCGCGAGGGGGCGTGA
- a CDS encoding helix-turn-helix domain-containing protein: protein MLRFVSPPMPHITLGGEDTYPVGGTHPNRSQIGVFDLLVVTRGGLFLEENGIAHDVPAGHYVILRPDMPHRTRMPCREETHFYWIHFHTVGSWSETEERQPLSAIDDGKPYSPIESFSFYLPAHGSWMSSPGVPELIRRLLPLQDEQSAVSRWKQQQLFHELLLQLQQEAEPPSDSPHYAVAEKAAAFLRDHYREEVGYRRLSEALHFHANYISICMKRTFGCTPLDYLTRHRVEQAKRLLIHTDGKIGGIAEETGFGSFPYFVRCFTRYAGMTPKAFRKQYRQTEPGAERMQTLPEI from the coding sequence ATGTTGCGATTCGTATCTCCACCCATGCCCCATATCACGTTGGGCGGAGAAGATACCTACCCCGTGGGAGGCACGCATCCCAACCGCTCGCAAATCGGCGTTTTCGACCTCCTCGTCGTCACGAGAGGGGGATTGTTTCTCGAGGAAAACGGCATCGCGCATGACGTGCCCGCCGGCCATTACGTCATCCTGCGGCCGGACATGCCGCATCGGACGCGAATGCCTTGCCGCGAAGAAACGCATTTTTACTGGATCCATTTTCATACGGTCGGCAGTTGGAGCGAGACGGAAGAGCGGCAGCCGCTGTCGGCTATCGACGACGGCAAGCCGTATTCGCCGATCGAGTCCTTCTCGTTCTATCTGCCCGCGCACGGCTCTTGGATGAGCTCGCCCGGCGTTCCGGAGCTGATCCGGCGCTTGCTGCCGCTTCAGGATGAGCAGTCGGCAGTCTCCCGATGGAAGCAGCAACAGCTGTTCCATGAGCTGCTGCTTCAGCTTCAGCAGGAAGCGGAGCCGCCCTCAGACAGCCCGCATTATGCGGTCGCCGAGAAAGCGGCCGCCTTCCTCCGCGACCATTACCGCGAGGAAGTCGGCTACCGCCGGTTGTCCGAGGCGCTGCATTTTCATGCCAACTACATTTCCATCTGCATGAAGCGAACGTTCGGCTGCACGCCGCTCGACTATTTGACCCGCCATCGGGTCGAACAAGCGAAACGGCTGCTCATCCATACCGACGGAAAAATCGGCGGCATCGCGGAGGAGACGGGGTTCGGCTCGTTCCCTTACTTCGTGCGCTGTTTTACGCGGTACGCGGGCATGACGCCCAAAGCCTTCCGCAAACAGTACCGGCAGACGGAGCCGGGGGCTGAGCGCATGCAAACCTTGCCGGAAATTTGA